The Candidatus Brocadiaceae bacterium genome window below encodes:
- a CDS encoding phosphoribosylaminoimidazolesuccinocarboxamide synthase, with translation MPETLAVTDLPGLEPVSRGKVRDIYAVDDRLLIVATDRISCFDVVLRTAIPWKGKVLTHLTEFWLGRLAHLAPNHLVTTDVGRMGLAVAPHAASLRGRSMLVRRADIVPVECVVRGYLSGSGWRSYRESGSVCGVALPDGLRESDRLPEPIFTPTTKADAGHDLPLTMAEVESRVGADLARRLKDLSIRVYLEASDYAAGQGIIISDTKFEWGFVDGELTLADEVLTPDSSRFWPADLYAPGRAQASYDKQYVRDWLDEAGWDHEPPSPELPDEVVRRTAEKYLEACRLLTGRTPEA, from the coding sequence ATGCCCGAAACCCTGGCAGTCACGGACCTGCCGGGCCTCGAGCCGGTCAGTCGCGGCAAGGTGCGCGACATCTACGCCGTCGATGATCGCCTGCTGATCGTCGCCACGGACCGCATCAGTTGCTTCGACGTCGTGCTACGCACGGCGATCCCCTGGAAGGGCAAGGTGCTGACCCACCTGACGGAGTTCTGGCTGGGCCGCCTGGCCCACCTGGCGCCCAACCACCTTGTGACGACCGACGTCGGGCGGATGGGCCTGGCCGTTGCGCCCCATGCCGCCTCGCTGCGCGGCCGCAGCATGCTGGTCCGGCGCGCGGACATCGTGCCGGTCGAGTGCGTCGTGCGCGGCTACCTGTCCGGATCGGGCTGGCGCTCCTACCGCGAGAGCGGCTCGGTGTGCGGCGTCGCGCTGCCGGACGGCCTGCGCGAGAGCGATCGGCTCCCGGAACCCATCTTCACCCCCACCACGAAGGCCGACGCAGGCCATGACCTGCCCCTGACGATGGCCGAGGTCGAGTCGCGCGTGGGCGCCGACCTGGCCCGGCGCCTGAAGGACCTGTCCATCCGCGTCTACCTGGAGGCCTCCGACTACGCCGCCGGGCAAGGCATCATCATCAGCGACACGAAGTTCGAATGGGGCTTCGTGGACGGAGAGCTGACGCTGGCGGATGAAGTGCTCACGCCTGATTCCTCGCGCTTCTGGCCGGCCGATCTCTATGCGCCCGGGCGTGCGCAGGCGTCCTACGACAAGCAGTACGTGCGCGACTGGCTGGATGAGGCGGGATGGGACCACGAGCCGCCCTCCCCCGAGCTGCCGGACGAGGTCGTGCGCAGAACCGCCGAGAAGTACCTCGAAGCCTGCCGCCTGCTCACCGGCCGCACGCCGGAGGCCTGA